ATAAAAGCGCCAGGATCAAAAACACCATGACCACATACTGGAACTTGGTGGCTAGATCCGCGCCGATCCATGCCAGCAAAAAAAGAAACAGCAACGCGGTCCCTGCAATCAGCTGCACCGTGACATGGCCGCCCAGCCCCAGGATGGCAGCCAGCGCCTCTCCGAAACCAATGCAATAAAAGGCAATGGACACAGACTGTGCCAAAAACAGCACAATACCGATGGCCCCGCCGAATTCTATGCCAAGGGTTCTTGAAATCAAATAATAATCCCCGCCGCCGCCAACTTTCATGTTGGTGGCAACGGCAGCCAAGGAAAAACTTGTCAGCACTGAAATCAAATTAGCCACGGCAATGATAATTAACGCCTTACCAAGTCCGGCAGCCCCCACCACATATCCCAAACGCAGGAAAAGAATAATCCCAAGGATGGTCAAAACACTTGGCGTAAAAACACCGGCAAACGTACCTAAGCGTCCGGAGGCGGACTCAGTATTATTTGAAGACATGGATTTTTCCTTAAATTAATGGATCATCAAACCGTCACTTACCTTTTGAATAAAAACATAAACGCCGGCCATAACCAAAAGCAAAAAGCGAGGAACGAGCGGCGCAGCTTTTTGACGTCCAAATTTATGGCATTGTGATGTTAATTTTCTTAATAAACGCTTCTAACTTTTTCAGAGCGTCGTCAGTCTGAGGACCTATGCCCATACCGTTTTCTGTCGCTCTATTTCTTATAGACTTCAATGCTTCATTCGCTTTTTCAACCAATTGGCGATCCCAGGCTTCAGCACTTGAATTCCTCAAAAAAACAAGCACATTAATCCTTCCGCTCGCCGATAAGCGGTTCAATTTCTCTCCTGTAAGCTGATCTAATGCAGACGAGATTGCAAAACTATAGGTACGGTATTGCTGTATTAACGTTGCTACCGCACTAATTCTTTCGGCCTTAACATCACTATTCATTTGAAAAACAAGACTCGTAATTTTGTCCTCAGTTGATACGTCTGGCTCATCCAACTGTGAACGCTTGATTATTTTTGCTCTTTCATTCACCACACTGGCTATCTTTTCATCGACTTGGCCATCTGTAGCCACCACCGACTTATCACTTTCTACTAAGGCCTCTAATTTTAGTTCAGCATCCTCTTTCTCGTTTAATATATCATCTATTATTTTTAGATAAGCATTCCATCTATCCCGAGATCCCTCAGAATGAGCAATTGTTGCCAAGTACTCCACATAGATTCGGCGTTTCAATAAATCATCTTGAAGTACCGCCTGGGGCGAAAATTTTTCAAGATAACTGATCTCTCCACCCAATCTCTTTATTTCAAGCTCTTGATTTTGTATCTGATAGTTAATGATTGCCGGAAGCGCTGTAACAACCACACCAGTAGTGATTATCTGAGTAAGTTTGACAATCCGCTCTTTTTTAATCTCCATTTCCTTAAGTTTAAAGGATTCCGTTGAGATTTCTTCTTCTGATGGTTTTGCCATTCTTTTACATCCTTTTAGGAACTCTATTGCATTGTCCATTTAGTGTCTGAACGAAAACCTGGTTAAAAAAAGACTGCGGATAACGGGCGCGCAACGTTTGGTTATCCGGGTAATCTGCCCTTTATCCTTGAAAAAAATTTAACATAAAATTCTGCATGAGAACAACATATTTTGATCCATATTAAGTGGTTAACGATATCAGTTGACTCCCAAGGCCGCTTTAAAAACGGTATTGAATAACAGACGCTTTATTGGGGGAGTTGATCATATTTTCATGGTTTGACACAGTACAAACGCAGTGCTACAGTCCTTTTGAACTGCATAGTCAATGGAAGGCTGGGGGCGCCGGAGGCATTCGGCTGAGAGAAAACAGATAACCCCTGTTTTGACCCTTGGAACCTGATCCGGATCATACCGGCGAAGGGAAGCTTTTTTCCTTCCCCCACCCCCTGCGGCATTGCCTAACTAAAAACGCTGGTAGCAAATTATGCTTGAAGTCCTGGAACTGGCCAAGTCATTTGACTTGCAGGCCGTGTTTAAAAATTTCAATCTGACCCTGCCCCAGGGGCACGTTACGGTGCTGGTGGGGCCATCCGGATGCGGGAAGTCCACCCTGTTTGACTGTTTGACCGGCATAGTCCCGACTGACCTGGGCCGGATAGTGTGGCAGGGCAACCCAGTCGAGCATCTTGGCTGCCTTGCCGCTTATATGCAGCAAAAAGACATGCTGCTGCCTTGGCTGACCCTGGCGGAAAACAGTCTTTTGCCAGTGCAGGCAAAACCCCGCAAGCAAAGAGACATAAAACAGGCAAAGCAGACACTTGACCGGATTTTCGAAAAAATCGGGCTAACAGGATTCGGAAATCACTATCCCTACCAGGTATCCGGCGGCATGCGCCAGCGGTGCGCTCTGGCCCGAACCCTGATGTTTGACCGGGATCTGGTTCTGCTGGACGAACCCCTGTCCGCCTTAGATGCCATTACCCGCCGGGAGTTGCAAAGCCTTCTGCTCATGCTGCAAAAAGAGTTCGGCAAAACCGTTCTCATGATCACCCATGACATTGAAGAGGCCCTGGCCCTGGCTGATGAAATCATCCTTTTGAGCCCTGCCCCCATGACCGTTCTGGAGCGATTCCAACCCAAAGACACCAAACCAAGGGATTTAAACCGGCCGGAATTCATGAAGACCAAAACCCGGATACTCTCCCGCCTGCTCACCGAAAAGGAGAAGATTCAGCAATGAAATGGTCAGACACAATTATCCCGGTCGCCCTCTCCCTTGGTATACTGATTTTATGGGAACTCCTTGTACGGGTTATGAGCATACCGGTATTTATCCTGCCCCCACCATCGGCCATCGGCCTTTGTGCGGTGATAAAGGCCGCTTTGATCTGGCCCCACGCCCTGGCCACAGCCCTGGAAATTGTGCTGGGCATTGCGCTTGCCCTAATGACATCCATCCCTTTAGCCATATTCATGTTTGCCCGGCCCGGCATTGAAAAAGGCCTCTCCCCGTTTCTGGTGGCATCCCAGGCCGTGCCGGTATTTGCCCTGGCACCGTTGCTTGTGGTCTGGCTGGGTTACGGTATCTGGTCCAAAGTATTCATGGCCTGGGTAATTATTTTTTTCCCCATTACCGTGAGCCTGTTATCCGGTCTTAAAAGCTGTGACCCTGATTTTCGCATGCTGTTTAATCTTATGGGAGCAGGATTCTGGATGAAGCTTCGCCTGCTTTACTGGCCCTGGGCATTGCCCCAATTTTTCGCAGGGTTTAAGGTGGGTGTTACGGTGGCCACCATTGGTGCAGTTATCGGCGAATGGGTGGGTGCCCAAAAAGGGCTTGGGTATTTAATGATTCAGTCCAATGCCCGGCTGAATACGGATCTGGTATTTGCCTGCATTCTATGGCTGTCGGCCATGGGGCTTGGGCTGTGGGCGCTGGTCGGTTTCGCTGAAAAACGAATGGTAACATGGAAAAACAATTAACAGCAGCCATGGGCTGACCTGACATATCAACGGCCAGGCTTAGCCTACAACAAAGGTTGAAAGATCTGAGTAACCTACCCAGACTTTCTCCTAAGATAAAAAGAGAGGATAAACCATGAAACGACATTTTGTTCTTACCTTTATAATCTTTTCGATGCTTTGCAGCACTGCCTGGGCACAAAAACTGACACTTATGCTGGACTGGTTTCCCAATGTGGACCATTTGCCTGTCTACCTTGCCCAGGAATCGGGATATTTTGCAGCCCAAGGTCTGGACGTTGAAATTATCATACCGTCAGAGACCTCAGATGCACTTAAACTTGCCGCAGCAGGCAAGGTGGATCTGGCTGTGTCCTACCAACCCCAGACCATCATGGCTGCGGATGCAGGGCTCAAGGTTAAAGCCATATCCCCCCTTGTGGTCAAGCCTTTAACCACTCTGATGTTTCTGGACGAGTCCATAAAAACACCGGCGGATCTATCCGGGAAAAAAATCGGTTACACCGTACCGGGATTAATGGACATGCTGCTCAAAGGCTTTGCCGATATCAACGAAATCAAGGACTACACCCCGGTGAATGTGGGATTCACCATCTTGCCCGCCCTGGCCTCAAAACAGGTCGCTGCCGTTATGGGGCCGTTTAAAACCTACGAAACCGTGACCATGAAGCAAAAAGGCGTCACTGCCCGTTTTTTCGAACTGGAAAAATATGGTATCCCTGAATACGAAGAGCTGATCTTCGCGGCCGGTGACAACGCTCTTGATACAAAAAAAGCGGCAATCCATGGATTTATCCTGGCTGTCCACAAGGCTCTGATCGACATTAAAAAGGCGCCGGATAAAGCCCTGGCACTTTACCTTAAGGCCCTGCCCGACGTGGATAAAGAGACGGAGACCAAAGCCTTTGCCCTTACTGCAAAATATTTTGCAGCCCCGGGCCAGGTCAGCGATCTTCATAAATGGCAGGCATTTATAGATTTTGCCCTGAAATACGGACTGATTAAAAATACGGTCCGTCCCCAGGAGCTGATTTACAACTGGAATAATTAAACAATGTGATCAAAAGGGACGTTTAAACTTATGAAAACATACTATCGTGCATTAACCATCGCAGGTTCTGACAGCGGCGGGGGGGCCGGTGTCCAGGCGGACTTAAAAACTTTCAGTGCCTTAGGGGTATTCGGCATGTCCGCCATCACGGCACTCACGGCCCAGAACACCCACAGTGTCACAGGTATTTTTCCCGTACCCCCGGCATTCATCGGAGAACAGATTGATGCCGTCATGTCGGATATCGGCACCAATGCCGTGAAGATTGGCATGCTGCACTCCCCTGAAGTCATAGATATGGTGGCGGAAAAACTCAAGCAATGGCAATGTCCCAATGTGGTGCTGGACCCGGTGATGATCTCCAAATCCGGAGACAATCTGCTGCAGGATGATGCCGTGGATGCACTGACAAAGCGTCTGCTGCCCCTGGCCACTGTGATTACCCCCAATCTGCCCGAAGCTTCGGTACTTATAGGCAGAACCATCGACACCCCTGATAAAATGGAAGATGCGGCCGTGGCCCTGGCAGATCTCGGCGCTACCAATGTGCTGATCAAAGGCGGACACCTGGTTTCGGGCCCGGGTATTGATCTTCTCTATGAAGCCGCCTCCGGGCAGACAACACGGTACACGGCGGACCGGGTAGACACAAAAAACAGCCACGGTACCGGGTGCACCCTGTCATCGGCTATTGCCGCAGGCCTTGCCCGGGGACTAAACTTGAAAACAGCCGTTGCCGAAGCCAAAACTTATATCACCGAGGCATTAAAAGCCGGCGCCGATATCAAAACAGGCTCAGGGCATGGCCCGGTCCACCATTTCCATGGGCTGTGGAAAAAGCAATGACCATAATTCTTGACAAATTAGCCCAATACAAATAGCGTACAAAACGTTTTAGAATGCTCAATAGCTAATTTACCGAAAATCCGACACCAGCGAAATCTTGAGGTTATGTATTAATGGGTTCCAAAAAATGCCCAGATCTTAACCGGGTATTGCAGCGCCTGGTGCTTTTCAGCATGTTCCTGCCGCTGGTCGTGGTGAGCGTAACGGCCATCGGCATAGTGGGCTTGCGGGGTGAGCAGGCCATTAAAAAAGAGCTGCGTCAAAGGGCTCAGTCCATGGCCTGGATGGTCGAACAACATCTGGAGCAGGCAACTAATTCCATGGATGCCGTGGCCCGGGTGGCCCAGACCGCGCCGTCACAACTCCAGGCTGTCATGCAGGGGATCTGGGAGGCTTGCGGCTGTTTTGACACGCTTAGCCATCTTGACCCAAGCGGCAGGATTAAGTCATTGGTACCTTTTGATCCGGGCAGCCATGGCCGTGATATGTCCAACCAGCCGTATTTCAAGCAAAATAAGAATAATAATTTAACTATTTCCCATCCGTTCATATCCATTCACACAGGCAAATCCACGGTTTATCTGGTTAGAAAACTCTCCCAGGGCGGATTTGTTGTTGGGGAATTGAATCTTGAGGCGCTACAGAACAAAATTACGGCCAAAAAACATGCAATGGATAAGGGTTCGGTCTTTTTGATGGACCAATCGGGGACCTTGCTTGCCCACGCCGGTCCAAGTCCGGCCGGGCAGAAAAACACCCTGAAATCTCCGAAACTTTATCCCGGTGAAGACAGCAGTGAGACGACACTGATGTACGAATACGGCCCCAAATCGGTTCTGGGCAGTGCCGTCCGGGTTGAGCAAACGGATTGGGTTGCTGTGGTCCAGGTTCCACTGTTCACGGCCCTAAGTTCCTTTATCTGGGCACTGGCATTGACATTGCCGGTAGCACTGGGCGTCTGGCCGGTACTGTCATGGAATCTTCGCAAACAGCTCAACCAGCGTATTGTCACGCCATTGGTGGCACTTAACCGTGGGGCCGGTGCACTGGCCAACGCAGATTTTGACCAAAGCAGGGCCATGGCGTCAATGCCTGCGGCGTTTTCCGAATTAACGGCACTAGCAGACAGTTTTCAACGGATGACGGATGCCCTTGAAGTGCGCCAGAGTGCATTGCAAGAAAGTGAGAAAGGGTATCGTACCCTGTTTGAAGGGCTTCCCGTATCGCTCTTTAGGAGCACGCCGGCAGGGCAGTTCCTTTATGTCAATCCGGCCCTTGTCCGGATGATGGGATTTCCGGACCAGGAAACCTTGATAAAGACCAACTCTAAAAATATCTATCCAAACCCCGTTGAACGTGAACAGTGGCGCTCATTGGCTGAACGCGACGGCATCGTGCGTGATTTTGAAGTTCAAATGCAACGATTCGATGGAACGATCATCAGCGTATGGCTGACCTGCCGGACGGTATGGGACAGCGAAGGACAGGTGCTGTTCTATGAAGGTAACTTTGAGGATGTCACTGAGCGTAAAAAACTTGAAGCGCAGGTCCGCCAGAGCCAGAAAATGGAAGCGATCGGGCAGTTGGCCGGCGGAGTGGCCCATGATTTCAACAATATGTTGAATGTAATCATCGGGTACGCAGAGCTGACACTTATGGATCTTGACGATGATAATCCAATGTGTGGCAGAATTAAAGGGATCCATAAGGCGGGTATGCGTTCCATGGAACTTACACGGCAGTTGCTGATCTTTGCCCGCAAACAGATAATTAACCCCAAAGCCATTGACCTGAACACCACGCTGCAGGGAATGCTCTCGCTGCTTGAGCGGCTCATCGGTGAAAATATTGACCTGCTCTGGATACCGGGAGCGGATTTATGGCCGGTGAAAATGGACCCGTCCCAGGTTGATCAGATCCTGGTAAATCTATGCGTCAATGCCAGGGATGCCGTCAATGGACCGGGTAAGATCACCATTGAAACCCAGAACATTGAATTTGACGCCGGTTACTGCACCGAACATGAGGGCTTTATCCCGGGCAGGTATGTCATGCTCGCGGTAAGTGATAACGGCTGTGGTATGGATAAACAGACCATGGATAAAATCTTTGAGCCGTTTTACACGACAAAAGGGCAAGGCCAGGGAACCGGAATGGGGCTGTCCACGGTTTACGGCATTGTCAAACAGAATACCGGTTTTATCAATGTATACAGTGAACAGGGGCATGGCACCACCTTCAAAATTTACCTTCGCAGACATGATGCTGCCGGGATTAACGACATAATGGAGACACGCCCTGTGGTTCCGCTCCTTACAGGATATGACACCATCCTCTTGGTGGAAGACGAATCTACCGCCCTGGAAATGACCCAGACAATGCTGGAAAAATTCGGGTATACCGTATTTGCGTCTTCGTCCCCGGTTGAGGCCATGCATATTGCTGAAAAACATTCGGACAAGATTAGCTTGCTGATAACCGATGTGGTCATGCCCGAGATGACCGGCCGAGATCTTGCCGACAACCTGACCGCGCGTTACCCAAAACTCAAGTGCCTGTTTATGTCCGGCTATACAAGCAATGTCATCGTCCACCAGGGTGTACTGGACGATGACGTCAATTTCATTCAAAAGCCGTTCTCATCCAGGGAACTAGCAACCAGGGTGCGCGAAGCATTAAATAGTTAGTGTTTAAACGAAAAGTCACCCACCTGCGGCGTTGCTGCACAAAGCTGCAATCCTCACGTACTATAGTACGCTCCGGTTCCAGCTTTGTTTGCGCCTTGCATCTGGGCAACTTTTCGTCCAAACACGGGTTTCCGTTCAGTCAATAGTTAATCCTGTATTCGGATCTGCATCTCACATTCCCGGCAGTTGAAAATCACTTGAAAACGGTGTTTGCCATGGGTCAAAAACAGAGATTCGCAAGAGGGCCCGGGGAAATGGCCCCCAGGCGTGTCGCCCTTTTTGGGGCACCACCCGAGGCTGCGGCGAATACAATGTTTTGTGGTCATGACCTGGATACCCGGTCCCGGCGAAGCACATTCAAAGGCAGGATCAATGGATTTCCCCCCCCTTTTCTTGTAAAATTGAACAGCCAGATGATTGGCAGCATTGGCCCTGAAATCAAGCTCGAACTGATAAAATGGAAACGGGGCCGGCCTTGGCTCAACCGTTGGTCGTGTATAAGCGTTTAACCGGTTCTTTTCCAGGCAGTCCACCAAGTCCCGGCGCAGGCGGTTCAGGTCCGCAGCAGGCAGGAACACCGGTTTTGAAAGGATTTCAAGGCGATTCAGCACAAAGCAGGTATTACCCAATTTACCCAATTGCTTTTCAATGGCTGCCCGGGCCGTATCCGGATTGCGGGCAGGTTCTCCCGGTGAACAAAGCAGGGCCCGGGCCCGGATATTATCCTCATCCACGCAGGAGAGCTCAAACCCTTGGGGGTGTTCACAAAACTTCATATCCAGAGATATTTTTCTTTGGGCCGTCGTGCCGCCCATAAGACGTGCAAACTTTACGTCATGGTTTCTGAATACCATGGTACCTTTGGGTAGATCCTTTTTAGCCATCCGCGTTTTTCCGGAGGGGTACACCTGACCATTTTCATCCACCCGGTTCACATAAAAGCCCTTGAGCCTTCCCGGTGCATTGGGAAAACAGATCCCATCCCCGGCCTGCAAATCATGGGGCCGCGCCAATACCAGGGCCTGATTTTTAATTTGTTTCACCCGCCCCACGGGTTCTCCTACAGATTTTGGCGTATCAAAGGCGTCAATAGGCTTGGATGATCCGGAAAGAAAATAATCGGTAAATCCCCGGTTAAAGGTTTTGCTGGGTTCCGGTGTAAAAAAAAGCGTTGTACGACCCGAAGACGCCCTATCATGAGAGGAACCGGTCTTGATAAAGGCATCAAGCCGCCGGCGGTAAAAGCCTGTAATATTTTTTACATAATCAAGATCTTTAAGGCGCCCCTCAATTTTAAAAGAGGTAATACCGGCCCGGACCAGATCCGCCAAACAATCCGAGCGGTTCATGTCCTTTAATGAAAGCAGATGCTTGTTTTCACAAAGCACTGTGCCGCTTTTATCTTCAAGGTTCCAGGCAAGCCGGCAGGGCTGACCGCAGGCGCCGCGGTTGGCGCTTCTGCCGCCAATAGCTGCGCTCATGTAACATTGCCCGGAATAGCATACACACAATGCCCCATGAACAAAGGCTTCAAGATCAACACGCGTGGCAGCTCGGATCTGTTTAATGGCAGACAAAGACAATTCCCGGGCAAGAATCACCCGGGAGAAGCCTGACTGTTCAAGGAATTTGACCTTTTCAGGGGTCCGGTTGTCGGTCTGGGTACTGGCAAATAAGGGGATGGGGGGCAGATCCATCTCTAAAAGGCCCATATCCTGGATGATCAGGGCGTCTACCCCGGCATGGTAGAGTTTTTCAATCAAATTTCTTGCCGGCTGAAGTTCGTGATCAAAAAGCAGGGTGTTAAACGCCACATACACCCGGGCAAAATAGCGGTGGGCATAGGTGCACAGTGCCTCAATATCCGCAACACTGTTGCCGGCGGCAGCCCTTGCACCGAACCGCTCTGGCCCGATATACACGGCATCGGCTCCGTGATCGACGGCGGCCTTGCCAAATTCCATATTTTTTGCCGGGGCCAAAAGTTCCAGGCTGGACATGCATACTCCTAATTGTGTGTTT
This window of the uncultured Desulfobacter sp. genome carries:
- a CDS encoding ABC transporter substrate-binding protein produces the protein MKRHFVLTFIIFSMLCSTAWAQKLTLMLDWFPNVDHLPVYLAQESGYFAAQGLDVEIIIPSETSDALKLAAAGKVDLAVSYQPQTIMAADAGLKVKAISPLVVKPLTTLMFLDESIKTPADLSGKKIGYTVPGLMDMLLKGFADINEIKDYTPVNVGFTILPALASKQVAAVMGPFKTYETVTMKQKGVTARFFELEKYGIPEYEELIFAAGDNALDTKKAAIHGFILAVHKALIDIKKAPDKALALYLKALPDVDKETETKAFALTAKYFAAPGQVSDLHKWQAFIDFALKYGLIKNTVRPQELIYNWNN
- the thiD gene encoding bifunctional hydroxymethylpyrimidine kinase/phosphomethylpyrimidine kinase: MKTYYRALTIAGSDSGGGAGVQADLKTFSALGVFGMSAITALTAQNTHSVTGIFPVPPAFIGEQIDAVMSDIGTNAVKIGMLHSPEVIDMVAEKLKQWQCPNVVLDPVMISKSGDNLLQDDAVDALTKRLLPLATVITPNLPEASVLIGRTIDTPDKMEDAAVALADLGATNVLIKGGHLVSGPGIDLLYEAASGQTTRYTADRVDTKNSHGTGCTLSSAIAAGLARGLNLKTAVAEAKTYITEALKAGADIKTGSGHGPVHHFHGLWKKQ
- a CDS encoding ABC transporter ATP-binding protein, with protein sequence MLEVLELAKSFDLQAVFKNFNLTLPQGHVTVLVGPSGCGKSTLFDCLTGIVPTDLGRIVWQGNPVEHLGCLAAYMQQKDMLLPWLTLAENSLLPVQAKPRKQRDIKQAKQTLDRIFEKIGLTGFGNHYPYQVSGGMRQRCALARTLMFDRDLVLLDEPLSALDAITRRELQSLLLMLQKEFGKTVLMITHDIEEALALADEIILLSPAPMTVLERFQPKDTKPRDLNRPEFMKTKTRILSRLLTEKEKIQQ
- a CDS encoding ATP-binding protein, whose translation is MGSKKCPDLNRVLQRLVLFSMFLPLVVVSVTAIGIVGLRGEQAIKKELRQRAQSMAWMVEQHLEQATNSMDAVARVAQTAPSQLQAVMQGIWEACGCFDTLSHLDPSGRIKSLVPFDPGSHGRDMSNQPYFKQNKNNNLTISHPFISIHTGKSTVYLVRKLSQGGFVVGELNLEALQNKITAKKHAMDKGSVFLMDQSGTLLAHAGPSPAGQKNTLKSPKLYPGEDSSETTLMYEYGPKSVLGSAVRVEQTDWVAVVQVPLFTALSSFIWALALTLPVALGVWPVLSWNLRKQLNQRIVTPLVALNRGAGALANADFDQSRAMASMPAAFSELTALADSFQRMTDALEVRQSALQESEKGYRTLFEGLPVSLFRSTPAGQFLYVNPALVRMMGFPDQETLIKTNSKNIYPNPVEREQWRSLAERDGIVRDFEVQMQRFDGTIISVWLTCRTVWDSEGQVLFYEGNFEDVTERKKLEAQVRQSQKMEAIGQLAGGVAHDFNNMLNVIIGYAELTLMDLDDDNPMCGRIKGIHKAGMRSMELTRQLLIFARKQIINPKAIDLNTTLQGMLSLLERLIGENIDLLWIPGADLWPVKMDPSQVDQILVNLCVNARDAVNGPGKITIETQNIEFDAGYCTEHEGFIPGRYVMLAVSDNGCGMDKQTMDKIFEPFYTTKGQGQGTGMGLSTVYGIVKQNTGFINVYSEQGHGTTFKIYLRRHDAAGINDIMETRPVVPLLTGYDTILLVEDESTALEMTQTMLEKFGYTVFASSSPVEAMHIAEKHSDKISLLITDVVMPEMTGRDLADNLTARYPKLKCLFMSGYTSNVIVHQGVLDDDVNFIQKPFSSRELATRVREALNS
- a CDS encoding U32 family peptidase, with the protein product MSSLELLAPAKNMEFGKAAVDHGADAVYIGPERFGARAAAGNSVADIEALCTYAHRYFARVYVAFNTLLFDHELQPARNLIEKLYHAGVDALIIQDMGLLEMDLPPIPLFASTQTDNRTPEKVKFLEQSGFSRVILARELSLSAIKQIRAATRVDLEAFVHGALCVCYSGQCYMSAAIGGRSANRGACGQPCRLAWNLEDKSGTVLCENKHLLSLKDMNRSDCLADLVRAGITSFKIEGRLKDLDYVKNITGFYRRRLDAFIKTGSSHDRASSGRTTLFFTPEPSKTFNRGFTDYFLSGSSKPIDAFDTPKSVGEPVGRVKQIKNQALVLARPHDLQAGDGICFPNAPGRLKGFYVNRVDENGQVYPSGKTRMAKKDLPKGTMVFRNHDVKFARLMGGTTAQRKISLDMKFCEHPQGFELSCVDEDNIRARALLCSPGEPARNPDTARAAIEKQLGKLGNTCFVLNRLEILSKPVFLPAADLNRLRRDLVDCLEKNRLNAYTRPTVEPRPAPFPFYQFELDFRANAANHLAVQFYKKRGGKSIDPAFECASPGPGIQVMTTKHCIRRSLGWCPKKGDTPGGHFPGPSCESLFLTHGKHRFQVIFNCRECEMQIRIQD
- a CDS encoding ABC transporter permease, translated to MKWSDTIIPVALSLGILILWELLVRVMSIPVFILPPPSAIGLCAVIKAALIWPHALATALEIVLGIALALMTSIPLAIFMFARPGIEKGLSPFLVASQAVPVFALAPLLVVWLGYGIWSKVFMAWVIIFFPITVSLLSGLKSCDPDFRMLFNLMGAGFWMKLRLLYWPWALPQFFAGFKVGVTVATIGAVIGEWVGAQKGLGYLMIQSNARLNTDLVFACILWLSAMGLGLWALVGFAEKRMVTWKNN